One genomic region from candidate division WOR-3 bacterium encodes:
- a CDS encoding glycosyltransferase family 1 protein, with product MKIFIDITPLRYTFSGIQVFTLNLIKEFKKMGEEVIEIKKPFIRLIFSKGDVYLGPDGRIPFLKKFKIISTIIHDICFETEPSLFPSNSIKLARKKVKRALLKSDVIFVPSEFTKENIKKFYGFENKIEIVYPGVKIPENIKKTFDVPEKFFLFVGTVQKRKNLINLIKAFKELSLKEFYLLLAGERGFGFEEIEREIGGNVIWLKRNLTQEEIFFLYKNCTSLIYPSFCEGFGLPVLEAMISKKPVIATPLPVFKEFAQDSIFYLKGFDKNSIKEGIINFIQESEENIKNKVLKGYEIAKNFTWEKTSLKILKKWKEMI from the coding sequence ATGAAAATTTTTATTGATATAACTCCTTTAAGATACACCTTTTCTGGAATTCAGGTTTTTACTTTGAATCTTATAAAGGAATTTAAAAAAATGGGAGAAGAGGTAATTGAAATAAAAAAACCTTTTATAAGATTAATTTTCTCTAAAGGAGATGTTTATTTAGGGCCGGATGGGAGAATACCTTTTTTAAAAAAATTTAAGATTATAAGCACAATAATTCATGATATATGTTTTGAAACAGAGCCTTCTTTATTTCCTTCTAATTCAATAAAACTCGCAAGGAAAAAAGTAAAAAGAGCTCTTTTAAAATCAGATGTTATTTTTGTTCCATCAGAATTTACAAAAGAAAATATAAAAAAATTTTACGGATTTGAAAATAAAATAGAAATTGTTTATCCTGGAGTTAAAATTCCTGAAAATATAAAAAAAACCTTTGATGTTCCTGAAAAATTCTTTTTATTTGTAGGAACGGTTCAAAAGAGAAAAAATCTTATTAATCTTATTAAAGCTTTTAAAGAATTGAGTTTAAAAGAATTTTACCTTTTATTAGCAGGTGAAAGGGGATTTGGTTTTGAAGAAATTGAAAGAGAAATAGGTGGTAATGTAATCTGGTTAAAAAGAAATTTAACTCAGGAAGAAATATTTTTTCTATATAAAAATTGTACTAGCCTCATTTACCCGAGCTTCTGTGAAGGTTTTGGTCTTCCTGTTCTTGAAGCAATGATTTCAAAAAAACCTGTAATAGCAACACCTCTTCCGGTTTTTAAAGAGTTTGCTCAAGATAGTATTTTTTATTTAAAGGGATTTGATAAAAACTCTATAAAAGAGGGTATAATTAATTTTATTCAAGAAAGTGAGGAGAATATTAAAAACAAAGTTCTTAAAGGTTACGAAATCGCAAAAAACTTTACTTGGGAAAAAACAAGTCTTAAAATATTAAAAAAATGGAAGGAAATGATCTAA
- a CDS encoding glycosyltransferase, protein MKIILYSGYKPYATVSYFYKYLKRINPDTIFVSYDEGTDYFINSRKIFLKKIFKEIFEPDLFIYVETDPGNGFWIEDINEAKVKKACWLIDNHLNFIWHKNFAKLFDYVFVAQKSLIPWFKKYGLTPLFLPLACDPEIHKEWFNEKEYDIVFIGHLNKEREKFLKEIEKNFKGIKLKVMEKIYLEEMAKMQSKGKIGFNLPVRKDINMRTFEVPACGCLLFSPYIKHLEEIFNEEEIVIYKNKKDIFRKIEFYLENKEEWEEKRKRGKEKVLKEHSYLKRVIDFLGKIKEEKDKGKISYFDFYYLKTKKPFRKYFVLKDFLKILKFKKLIQNFWIEFLIKIRKKLKKFPY, encoded by the coding sequence ATGAAAATAATTCTTTATTCAGGGTATAAACCCTATGCTACTGTTAGTTATTTTTATAAGTATCTCAAAAGAATAAACCCTGATACAATCTTTGTGTCATATGACGAGGGAACAGATTATTTTATAAATTCAAGAAAAATATTTTTAAAAAAAATATTCAAAGAAATATTTGAACCTGATTTATTTATTTATGTTGAAACAGATCCTGGAAATGGTTTCTGGATTGAGGATATAAATGAGGCAAAGGTTAAAAAGGCATGCTGGCTCATTGATAACCACTTAAATTTTATCTGGCATAAAAATTTTGCTAAACTCTTTGATTATGTTTTTGTGGCACAAAAATCCCTTATCCCATGGTTTAAGAAATATGGATTAACTCCCCTTTTTTTACCCCTTGCCTGTGATCCTGAAATACATAAAGAATGGTTTAATGAAAAAGAGTATGATATTGTTTTTATAGGTCACCTAAATAAAGAAAGGGAAAAATTTTTAAAAGAAATCGAAAAAAATTTTAAAGGAATAAAGTTAAAGGTAATGGAAAAGATATATCTTGAAGAAATGGCAAAAATGCAGAGTAAGGGAAAAATAGGTTTTAATTTACCTGTTAGAAAGGATATAAATATGAGAACCTTTGAAGTTCCTGCCTGTGGCTGTCTTTTATTTTCTCCCTATATAAAACACCTTGAAGAAATTTTTAATGAAGAGGAAATAGTTATTTACAAAAACAAAAAAGATATTTTTAGAAAAATAGAATTTTATTTAGAAAATAAAGAAGAATGGGAAGAAAAGAGAAAAAGGGGAAAGGAAAAAGTTTTGAAGGAGCATAGTTATCTTAAAAGGGTAATAGATTTTTTGGGTAAAATTAAGGAAGAAAAAGATAAAGGAAAGATCAGTTATTTTGATTTTTACTATTTAAAGACTAAAAAACCTTTCAGAAAATACTTTGTTCTTAAAGATTTTCTTAAAATTTTAAAATTTAAAAAATTAATTCAAAATTTTTGGATTGAATTCTTAATAAAAATTAGAAAAAAACTTAAAAAATTTCCTTATTAA
- a CDS encoding O-antigen polymerase, with translation MKILAEFFSLVPPIFFPLSVSVSSVLFILLIISPVLKFKEFLNFSKKYRIFYILLFLFFISYIFSSIFSYNPLYSLKKIREFLFYLAIPSTIFIFQGYKKRERILKIFILFSLLSAFYSFFQILKGKGDEIRAHGFFLHHLTYSGFLIIPIIFSMGFLLTSRKKGKVFYLFSFFLLITALILTDSRGALFSLFISSIILIFKLKKKLILPIFLIFTLFLILFLIKNPLNIRKIGLRKESIKKRTLLIKAFPEFFFKKPIFGYGRVYTEKWIKTIDKKKYKEDSVKILREMNHFHNSFLQIIFYFGIIGFLILYFIYFYLLKTLYSKKTILSFLTFTNLLAFLIHGFFEINIFAEEIFLPLFYFIGISLSEDENNSLFRV, from the coding sequence ATGAAAATCCTTGCAGAATTTTTTTCCCTTGTACCTCCCATTTTCTTTCCCTTGTCTGTTTCAGTTTCATCAGTTTTGTTTATTCTTCTTATAATATCTCCAGTTTTAAAATTTAAGGAATTTTTAAACTTCTCAAAAAAATACAGGATCTTTTATATTCTTCTTTTTCTTTTTTTTATTTCCTATATATTTTCTTCTATTTTTTCCTATAATCCCCTATACAGCTTGAAAAAAATCCGGGAATTTTTATTTTACCTTGCAATTCCTTCCACTATATTTATTTTTCAGGGATATAAAAAAAGGGAAAGAATTTTAAAAATTTTTATTTTATTTTCCCTTTTAAGTGCTTTCTATTCCTTCTTTCAAATTCTAAAGGGAAAAGGTGATGAAATTAGGGCTCACGGTTTTTTTCTTCATCATTTAACCTATTCAGGCTTTTTAATTATTCCCATTATATTTTCAATGGGGTTTCTCTTAACTTCAAGGAAAAAAGGAAAAGTTTTTTATCTATTTTCCTTTTTTTTGCTTATAACAGCTTTGATATTAACAGATTCAAGGGGAGCCCTTTTTTCTCTTTTTATTTCCTCAATAATTTTAATTTTTAAATTAAAGAAAAAACTAATTTTACCAATTTTTTTAATTTTTACTTTATTTCTGATTCTATTTTTAATAAAAAATCCTCTTAATATAAGAAAAATTGGATTAAGAAAGGAAAGTATAAAAAAAAGAACTCTTTTAATAAAGGCTTTTCCTGAATTCTTTTTTAAAAAACCAATTTTCGGATATGGAAGAGTCTACACAGAAAAATGGATTAAAACTATTGATAAAAAAAAATATAAAGAAGATAGCGTTAAAATTTTAAGAGAAATGAACCACTTTCATAACAGTTTTCTTCAAATAATTTTTTATTTTGGAATTATAGGTTTTTTAATTTTATATTTCATTTATTTTTATCTTTTAAAAACTTTATATTCAAAAAAAACAATTCTATCTTTTTTAACCTTTACAAATCTTTTAGCCTTTCTTATTCATGGCTTTTTTGAAATAAACATTTTTGCTGAGGAAATTTTTTTACCACTTTTTTATTTTATTGGAATTTCCTTAAGTGAAGATGAAAATAATTCTTTATTCAGGGTATAA
- the plsY gene encoding glycerol-3-phosphate 1-O-acyltransferase PlsY, whose product MHFKLIYLVLSYLSGSVPYGFIFVKIFKGEDIRKFGSGNIGATNVLRFDKKLGILTLFFDLSKAFFPTFFALKLFSFDFASLVAFLTVLGHITSPFFLFKGGKGVATLFGAFLALIPFPILIGAIVFVAVILLFRMVSLGSLSASLTILIVSIFVESYPLYFDILLFITVFFIFFTHRSNIKRIIEGKERKISFR is encoded by the coding sequence ATGCATTTTAAATTAATTTATTTGGTTCTTTCCTACCTTTCAGGTTCTGTTCCATACGGATTTATATTTGTTAAAATTTTCAAGGGTGAGGATATTAGAAAATTCGGAAGCGGTAATATAGGTGCTACAAATGTTCTCAGGTTTGATAAAAAGCTCGGTATTTTAACACTATTTTTTGATTTAAGTAAAGCCTTTTTCCCAACCTTTTTTGCCTTAAAACTTTTTTCCTTTGATTTTGCAAGTTTAGTTGCCTTTTTAACTGTTTTGGGTCATATAACCTCTCCTTTTTTTTTATTTAAAGGTGGAAAGGGTGTTGCAACTTTATTTGGAGCCTTTTTAGCTTTAATTCCCTTTCCTATATTAATAGGTGCTATAGTTTTTGTTGCAGTTATTCTTCTATTCAGAATGGTTTCCCTTGGCTCCCTTTCTGCCTCTCTTACTATTTTAATTGTAAGTATATTTGTTGAAAGCTACCCTCTTTACTTTGATATTTTACTTTTTATAACAGTATTTTTTATTTTCTTTACTCACAGGTCAAATATTAAAAGAATAATTGAGGGTAAGGAGAGAAAAATTAGTTTTAGGTGA
- a CDS encoding glycoside hydrolase family 3 N-terminal domain-containing protein: MNPYKNFIIGIEDFEEGFEIVKNIKPFAIFLKSCFRNKDLKEIKEFLRDVKNFAQYDLKIATDQEGGYASWILDGFPSPKEWSKMPFIEYEKDVREMARKMKDLGIDINFAPCVDICFDSENEVICKKGRSFGNDPKIVSEYSLKFFRIMKEEGVSCCAKHFINQARAKEDPHRELPVSYCFLLELERDFLPYEVLIKNGIEYIMAGFIKYEKISEDPVLFSEFFLKEILRKKLLFKGKIITDDLLMGGIKKYYSLRESIEFSLKAGCNLILISKFSEIF, from the coding sequence GTGAATCCTTATAAGAATTTTATTATTGGAATTGAAGATTTTGAGGAAGGATTTGAAATTGTTAAAAACATAAAACCCTTTGCTATTTTTTTAAAAAGCTGTTTTAGAAATAAGGATTTAAAAGAAATTAAGGAATTTTTAAGGGATGTAAAAAATTTTGCTCAATACGATTTAAAAATTGCCACAGACCAAGAAGGTGGATATGCTTCATGGATTCTTGATGGTTTTCCTTCACCTAAGGAATGGAGCAAAATGCCTTTTATAGAGTATGAAAAAGATGTTAGAGAAATGGCAAGGAAAATGAAAGATCTGGGTATTGATATAAATTTTGCTCCATGTGTTGATATTTGTTTTGATAGTGAAAATGAAGTTATATGTAAAAAGGGAAGAAGTTTTGGAAATGATCCTAAAATTGTGTCAGAGTATTCTCTTAAATTTTTTAGAATAATGAAAGAAGAAGGAGTTTCTTGCTGTGCTAAACATTTTATAAATCAGGCAAGAGCAAAGGAAGATCCTCACAGAGAGCTTCCTGTTTCATATTGTTTTCTTTTGGAACTTGAAAGAGATTTTTTACCCTATGAGGTTCTAATAAAAAATGGTATTGAGTATATAATGGCTGGATTTATTAAATATGAAAAAATATCAGAAGATCCTGTTTTATTTTCTGAATTTTTTTTAAAGGAAATTTTAAGAAAAAAACTTTTATTTAAAGGTAAAATAATAACTGATGATTTATTAATGGGAGGTATAAAAAAATATTATTCTTTAAGGGAAAGTATTGAATTTTCTTTAAAAGCAGGTTGTAACCTTATTTTAATTTCTAAATTTTCAGAAATCTTTTGA
- a CDS encoding Gfo/Idh/MocA family oxidoreductase, with the protein MKKLKVGVIGVGYLGSIHAKLLKEIEEAELIGVYDIREERTKEVARELSVYPAKTPYDLMEKVEAITCAVPTLNHYEVGLMVLKNNKHLFMEKPLTTKMSEAKRLIKEAGSRNLILQVGFVERLNPGILSVKNIIKNPMFIEAERLSTFVGRGTDVDVILDLMIHDIDLLFIFKESQIKKIDAVGVPVITDKIDIANVRIEFEDGSVCNLTASRISREPFRKIRFFQKDTYISVDLKEKDAQVYIKRNSHILPYPVDVININPLKEELKSFVRACLYNEKVLVDGKEALKSLKVALRIKKIIENNLKRIKF; encoded by the coding sequence TTGAAAAAGCTTAAAGTCGGGGTAATTGGTGTTGGTTATCTCGGCTCAATTCATGCTAAACTATTAAAGGAAATTGAAGAAGCAGAACTTATCGGAGTTTATGATATAAGGGAGGAAAGGACAAAAGAGGTTGCAAGAGAGCTTTCAGTTTATCCTGCTAAAACTCCCTATGATCTTATGGAAAAAGTTGAGGCTATAACCTGTGCTGTTCCAACACTTAATCATTATGAAGTTGGTTTAATGGTTTTAAAGAATAATAAGCACTTATTTATGGAAAAACCTTTAACAACTAAAATGAGTGAAGCAAAAAGACTTATAAAGGAAGCGGGAAGTAGAAATTTAATTTTGCAAGTTGGATTTGTTGAAAGGTTAAATCCTGGTATTTTAAGTGTAAAAAATATAATAAAAAATCCAATGTTTATTGAGGCAGAGAGACTATCTACCTTTGTGGGAAGGGGAACAGATGTGGATGTAATCCTTGATCTTATGATTCACGATATAGATCTTCTCTTTATTTTTAAAGAATCACAAATTAAGAAAATAGATGCAGTTGGTGTGCCTGTTATAACTGATAAGATTGATATTGCAAATGTAAGGATAGAATTTGAGGATGGCTCTGTTTGTAATTTAACAGCTTCAAGGATTTCAAGGGAGCCTTTCAGAAAAATCAGGTTTTTCCAGAAGGATACATATATTTCCGTTGATTTAAAGGAAAAGGATGCACAGGTATATATAAAGAGAAATTCTCATATCTTGCCTTATCCTGTTGATGTTATAAATATCAATCCACTTAAAGAAGAATTAAAAAGTTTCGTAAGAGCTTGCTTATATAATGAAAAAGTTCTGGTTGATGGTAAAGAGGCTTTAAAAAGTTTAAAGGTTGCGCTCAGAATAAAGAAGATAATTGAAAATAACTTAAAAAGGATAAAATTTTGA
- a CDS encoding methyltransferase has translation MKKIGKFLYKNRDKTGIPFFIIILFFINPNVKNFFLSLPLLILGELLRIYSLMYAGESTRAKDLKANFLVTGGPYAFLRNPIYLGNFFISLSIMIFYNPPLYFFLLFIFLFFLQYFLIVLEEENFLEKEFGEEYKSYKKNTYRFFPKLKPYSKRTKKLYNFLEVFKFEKSTIFLILFLILLGFLIIYLK, from the coding sequence TTGAAAAAGATTGGTAAATTTCTTTACAAAAATAGGGATAAAACAGGAATACCCTTTTTTATAATAATTTTATTTTTTATAAATCCTAATGTAAAAAATTTTTTTCTTTCACTTCCTCTTTTAATTTTAGGAGAGCTTTTGAGAATTTACAGTTTAATGTATGCGGGTGAATCGACAAGGGCAAAAGATCTTAAAGCTAACTTTCTTGTGACAGGTGGTCCTTATGCTTTTTTAAGAAACCCAATATATCTTGGAAATTTTTTCATATCCCTTTCTATTATGATTTTTTATAACCCTCCCTTATATTTCTTTTTGCTTTTTATCTTTCTTTTTTTCCTTCAGTATTTTCTTATAGTTCTTGAGGAAGAAAATTTTCTTGAAAAGGAATTTGGAGAGGAATATAAAAGTTATAAAAAAAATACTTACAGATTTTTTCCAAAATTAAAACCTTATTCAAAAAGAACAAAAAAGTTATATAATTTTCTTGAAGTTTTTAAATTTGAAAAATCAACCATTTTTTTAATTCTTTTTCTTATTCTTTTAGGGTTTTTAATTATTTATTTAAAATGA
- the lpxB gene encoding lipid-A-disaccharide synthase, whose amino-acid sequence MKILFVAGEISGDKNASYLIEKILEKRKDIEIFAYGGKEMEKKGALLIKDITEKAVVGFTEAISIVSFFKNLLKEIIYFVRKNDIKKIVLVDFPGFNLVLAKYLKKIEREVFYYIPPQVWAWGSWRIKDLRRYTDRVLSTFPFEADFLRKKGVPAFFVGTPIAERIKWNLNKEKWIIFLPGSRKKEIERHIIDMIKIRDYIEEDFKDYKFLISIIYPEKDILERIKNKFEVIDKDPTPYIEKSKFAITVSGTASLECALAGTPMVVIYKVSELTYYLARILTKVPYVSLVNIISGKKIIPEYIQHIKLKDIRDFLVSLSKDEKKLERILCELETIRKMLSNNEKFNPVYLILNNINEK is encoded by the coding sequence ATGAAAATACTTTTTGTAGCAGGTGAAATCTCAGGTGATAAGAATGCTTCTTATCTAATTGAAAAGATTTTAGAAAAAAGAAAAGATATTGAGATTTTTGCCTATGGCGGTAAAGAAATGGAGAAAAAGGGTGCTCTTCTTATAAAAGATATAACGGAAAAAGCAGTTGTTGGATTTACAGAGGCAATAAGTATAGTGAGCTTTTTTAAAAATTTACTAAAAGAAATTATATACTTTGTCAGAAAGAATGATATAAAAAAAATAGTTCTTGTTGATTTTCCTGGTTTCAATTTGGTTCTTGCAAAATATTTAAAGAAAATAGAAAGGGAAGTTTTTTACTACATTCCTCCTCAGGTCTGGGCGTGGGGATCATGGAGAATTAAGGATTTAAGAAGATATACTGACAGAGTTTTATCTACCTTTCCTTTTGAAGCAGACTTTTTAAGAAAAAAAGGGGTTCCCGCTTTTTTTGTAGGCACTCCTATTGCCGAAAGAATTAAGTGGAATTTAAATAAAGAAAAATGGATTATTTTCCTTCCGGGCTCAAGGAAAAAAGAAATAGAAAGACATATTATTGATATGATAAAAATAAGGGATTATATAGAAGAAGATTTTAAAGACTATAAGTTTTTAATATCCATTATTTATCCTGAAAAAGATATTTTAGAGAGGATAAAAAATAAGTTTGAAGTTATAGATAAGGATCCAACCCCTTATATAGAAAAATCTAAATTTGCTATAACAGTTAGTGGAACAGCTTCTCTTGAATGTGCCCTTGCGGGAACTCCCATGGTTGTGATTTATAAGGTATCAGAACTTACATATTACCTTGCCAGAATTTTAACAAAAGTTCCTTATGTGTCTCTTGTAAACATAATAAGTGGAAAGAAAATAATACCTGAATATATTCAACATATAAAACTTAAAGATATAAGAGATTTTTTAGTTTCACTTTCTAAAGATGAAAAAAAATTAGAAAGAATTTTGTGTGAACTTGAAACGATAAGAAAAATGCTCTCTAACAATGAAAAATTTAATCCAGTTTATTTGATACTAAATAACATAAATGAAAAATAG
- a CDS encoding HU family DNA-binding protein: protein MNKAELIDHVASKAKIAKKAAAAAVDAFIDAVKQTLKKGEELRLVGFGTFGVKKRKQRKGRNPRTGAEITIPAQKVPFFRPSSELKNLVKK from the coding sequence ATGAATAAAGCTGAACTTATTGACCATGTTGCCAGTAAGGCAAAAATAGCAAAAAAAGCCGCAGCAGCGGCTGTTGATGCTTTTATTGATGCAGTAAAACAAACCCTTAAAAAGGGAGAAGAGCTAAGACTTGTTGGATTTGGAACTTTTGGAGTTAAAAAGAGAAAACAGAGAAAAGGAAGAAATCCAAGAACAGGGGCAGAAATAACAATTCCTGCCCAGAAGGTTCCTTTCTTCAGACCTTCTTCAGAACTTAAAAACCTTGTAAAGAAGTAA
- the der gene encoding ribosome biogenesis GTPase Der — MKKIPFFVIVGRVNVGKSTLFNSIVGKNIAVTHRLPGITRDVLRKRVLYDGNIFEICDTGGLFGPEDELKEEVKSKVFKIIDEADLYLFVVDAKEGLTEGDKEIMNLLRTKNKPIYLIINKIDVKDKKILDFYELSIPEEKIFKISATQKWGISEIIESLIKDFPFKVTEEKRIPVTIIGRPNVGKSSLLNSLIGEDYAIVSPVPGTTRDPVEAFKDEFIFIDTAGIRKKFNNDLEYFSYIKTSHSIDYSLIVIFVIDIREPFTKIERKIFSLIEEKGKGIIIALNKIDLLKEKEVEKIYKDLKEIYPYISYVPIILVSAKEKLGIETLYLTIRSVWKEMNKVIKKSLLKKFLSKVVKENSPPFFIKDIREKSKIPRVYEVISEDYLPTYYIRYIKNQMRKDFGLMGVPLKILNTLY, encoded by the coding sequence GTGAAAAAAATTCCCTTTTTTGTAATTGTAGGAAGGGTTAATGTAGGAAAGAGCACCCTTTTTAATTCAATAGTTGGCAAAAATATAGCTGTAACCCACAGGTTACCTGGAATTACAAGGGATGTTTTGAGAAAGAGAGTTTTATATGATGGAAATATTTTTGAGATTTGTGATACAGGTGGTCTTTTTGGTCCTGAGGATGAGTTAAAAGAAGAGGTAAAGTCAAAGGTTTTCAAAATAATAGATGAGGCTGACCTTTATCTCTTTGTAGTTGACGCCAAGGAGGGTTTGACAGAGGGAGATAAAGAGATCATGAATTTGCTGAGAACTAAAAATAAACCGATCTATCTTATCATAAATAAAATTGATGTTAAAGATAAAAAAATTCTTGATTTTTATGAACTTTCAATACCTGAAGAGAAAATTTTTAAAATATCAGCCACTCAAAAGTGGGGTATTTCTGAGATAATTGAAAGCCTAATTAAAGATTTCCCCTTTAAGGTAACCGAAGAGAAAAGGATTCCTGTAACAATAATTGGAAGACCCAATGTGGGTAAGTCCTCACTCTTAAATTCCCTTATAGGAGAAGATTATGCGATTGTATCACCTGTTCCAGGAACAACAAGGGATCCTGTTGAAGCTTTTAAAGATGAATTTATATTTATTGATACTGCAGGAATTAGAAAAAAATTTAATAATGATCTTGAATATTTTTCCTATATAAAAACATCTCACTCTATTGATTACTCATTAATTGTTATATTTGTGATAGATATCCGTGAACCCTTTACAAAAATTGAAAGAAAAATTTTCTCATTAATTGAGGAAAAGGGTAAAGGTATAATTATTGCTTTAAACAAGATTGATCTTTTAAAAGAAAAAGAGGTTGAAAAAATTTATAAGGATTTGAAGGAAATCTATCCTTATATTTCTTATGTTCCAATAATCCTCGTTTCTGCAAAAGAAAAGCTCGGTATTGAAACCCTTTATTTAACTATAAGAAGTGTCTGGAAAGAGATGAATAAAGTAATTAAAAAATCGCTTCTTAAAAAATTTTTGTCAAAAGTTGTGAAAGAAAATTCCCCTCCTTTTTTTATTAAGGATATAAGAGAGAAAAGCAAAATTCCGAGAGTTTATGAAGTTATTTCAGAGGATTATTTACCAACTTATTATATAAGATATATAAAAAATCAGATGAGGAAAGATTTTGGGTTAATGGGGGTTCCTTTAAAAATTTTGAATACTCTATATTGA
- a CDS encoding cation:proton antiporter, whose translation MESNLAEIAFHLVAQISVIIFFAKIGGEIFERFFKQPAVLGELLAGVLISPFFLGKHINLPHASPLFPLVNSNILGISPELYSLAQVSVIILLFISGVETELSLFLRYSLPAFIVAVGGVIFPFFLGNLFTIWFGFADSFMSPESLFMGAILTATSVGITARILSDLGKINTPEGVTILAAAVVDDVLGILVLTIVISIIDMGHVSINKAIFITFKAISIWFIILIIGIFIAKPLTKILKKLKSEGAWLSIILALTYFASYLAESFGLAMIIGAYAMGLAFSTTELKEEIIEDLKGAYHFLVPIFFVVMGMLVDLNAMGKSILFGIVITFIAIITKIFGCGIPALLIRFNFIGALRVGSGMIPRGEVALIVAGVALARGAITHDIYGVSIMVTAITTFLAPILLVPILKIKKEGIR comes from the coding sequence ATGGAATCTAATCTGGCTGAAATTGCCTTCCATCTTGTAGCCCAGATCTCTGTAATAATATTTTTTGCCAAAATAGGTGGAGAAATTTTTGAAAGATTTTTTAAACAACCTGCTGTTCTTGGTGAACTTTTAGCAGGAGTCTTAATAAGTCCCTTTTTTTTGGGTAAGCACATAAATTTACCTCACGCATCTCCCCTCTTTCCCTTGGTTAATTCAAATATACTTGGTATATCACCTGAACTTTACTCCCTTGCCCAGGTTTCTGTAATAATACTTCTTTTTATTTCAGGAGTTGAGACAGAACTTTCTCTTTTCTTAAGATATTCCTTGCCTGCCTTTATAGTAGCAGTAGGTGGAGTTATTTTTCCTTTTTTCCTTGGTAACCTTTTTACAATCTGGTTTGGTTTTGCTGATTCCTTCATGAGTCCGGAGAGTCTTTTTATGGGTGCAATTTTAACAGCCACATCCGTTGGAATAACCGCAAGAATTTTATCTGATCTTGGGAAGATTAATACTCCTGAGGGTGTTACAATACTTGCAGCTGCTGTTGTAGATGATGTTCTGGGTATTTTGGTTCTTACCATTGTAATCAGCATAATAGATATGGGTCATGTTTCAATAAATAAAGCAATCTTTATTACCTTTAAAGCTATATCAATCTGGTTTATAATTCTTATTATTGGTATATTTATTGCCAAACCCCTAACAAAAATTTTAAAAAAACTTAAATCTGAAGGAGCATGGCTTTCTATAATACTTGCTCTTACTTATTTTGCTTCTTATCTTGCTGAATCCTTTGGTCTTGCTATGATAATTGGAGCTTATGCAATGGGTCTTGCTTTTTCAACTACAGAATTGAAGGAAGAAATTATTGAAGATTTAAAAGGTGCTTACCATTTTCTTGTACCTATATTCTTTGTTGTTATGGGTATGCTTGTTGATTTAAATGCAATGGGGAAATCAATTTTATTTGGTATTGTAATTACATTTATCGCAATTATAACAAAGATTTTTGGTTGTGGAATCCCTGCTCTATTAATAAGATTCAATTTTATAGGAGCATTAAGGGTTGGATCAGGTATGATACCGAGGGGTGAAGTAGCACTGATTGTTGCTGGAGTTGCTCTTGCAAGGGGTGCTATAACTCATGATATTTACGGAGTTAGTATAATGGTAACAGCAATTACAACTTTTCTTGCCCCGATTTTACTTGTTCCTATTTTAAAAATAAAAAAAGAAGGAATAAGATGA